The following proteins are co-located in the Apium graveolens cultivar Ventura chromosome 5, ASM990537v1, whole genome shotgun sequence genome:
- the LOC141659163 gene encoding uncharacterized protein LOC141659163 has protein sequence MEGLSEEDKKALRGSKFAPLPPPSRSSSSYHSTPRLAHPGGPLKTNKGAALAKFLQRKLQDPAALASIDPQLLELAVKNAKETIRGGSSSSGRIVQHVNSFGDSEETSEKMDYEPQVHKKKKENKKKGKNKIKKKKNKRQKIVEES, from the exons ATGGAGGGGTTGTCGGAGGAAGACAAGAAAGCACTCCGAGGAAGTAAATTCGCCCCATTACCTCCTCCCTCCAGATCCTCCTCTTCTTACCACTCTACTCCCAG GTTGGCTCATCCAGGAGGACCATTAAAAACAAATAAGGGTGCTGCTTTAGCTAAATTTCTCCAAAGGAAGTTGCAGGATCCTGCTGCTCTTGCTTCCATTGATCCTCAACTTCTCGAGCTGGCTGTTAAAAATGCTAAAGAAACTATTCGAG GTGGAAGCTCAAGTTCGGGTAGAATAGTTCAGCATGTAAACTCCTTTGGAGACTCTGAG GAAACTTCGGAGAAGATGGATTATGAACCTCAGGTGCacaaaaaaaagaaagaaaataaaaagaaggGCAAGAACAAAATCAAAAAGAAGAAAAACAAAAGGCAGAAG ATTGTTGAGGAATCTTAG